The genomic region TGATCGCCTCGGGAGAGAACGGCCAGCGGGCCCGAAGCGCTGATTCCAGCCCGGGCAGCACGGGGTCGTCGAGGTAGCTGGTGGTCAGGTTGCCGCGGGCGATCCGGGCCAGCACGGGGGCCAGGTCGGGCAGCAGCGCCGGGTCGGGGGTGCCGGTGGAGTAGTCCCGCCCGATCCGGCCGGGGCTGCGGGTGACCCGCCGGTAGCGCCGCGCCCCGCCGACGGTGGGCGCGGCGCCCTCCAGCACGAAGGTCCCCGCCCGCCCGCGCGGCACGATGACCCCGGCGCGGGCCAGCGTGCGCCAGGCCTGGCTCACCGTGGTCGGGCTCGTGCCGAGGATCGCGGCCAGTTCCCGCACGGTGGGCAGCCGGGTCCCGCCGGGCAGGCTCCCCGCGGAGACCAGCCGGCTCACCGCCCCGGCGATGCCTCGCGCGGAGCGGTCGTCCACCGCGGCGGCGATCAGTTCGAGCATGGCGTTCGTCCCCCGCCTGTAACAAATGGTAACAACAGGACGATTGTCCGGGTTGAAGTGTGACAGTAGTCTGCGGTCACGCAAAACCGATCCTCCGGCGTGTGCGGACCGGCGTGCGTGGACCGGCGACGGGGTACGGCGAACAGCGCCGGACCGGTCCGCGGCGGTGCGCGGCGGTGCGTGGAAGCGGTACACGGCGAATCTGACACAACAGATTTCTACGGCAGACCGTCGGGGCGAACGCGCGGTGGCCCGGCGGGCCGGCGACAGGGGTGGTGCAGGCATGTCCAGGGTGATTCGAGCCGCTCTCGTCCAGGCCCGCTGGACCGGCGACAAGGAAACCATGACCAAGGCGCACGAGGAGTACGCCCGATCCGCCGCCGCCGCCGGGGCGAAGGCGATCTGCTTCCAGGAGCTGTTCTACGGCCCGTACTTCTGCCAGGTGCAGGATCCGGCCTACTACGCCTACGCCGAGTCGGTCCCCGGGCCCACGACCGAGCGTTTCCAGACGTTGGCCGCCGAACTCGGCATGGTGATGGTGCTGCCGATGTACGAGCAGGAGCAGCCCGGCGTGCTGTACAACACCGCGGCCGTCGTCGACGCCGACGGCCGCTATCTCGGCAAGTATCGGAAGACCCACATCCCGCACGTGACCGGGTTCTGGGAAAAGTTCTACTTCCGGCCGGGAAACCTGGGATTCCCGGTCTTCGACACCGCGATCGGGCGGGTCGGCGTCTACATCTGCTACGACCGGCACTTCCCCGAGGGCTGGCGGGCCCTCGGCCTGAACGGCGCCGAAATCGTGTTCAACCCGTCGGCGACGTCCCGCGGCCTGTCCAACTATCTGTGGAAACTTGAGCAGCCGGCCGCGGCGGTCGCCAACGAGTACTTCATCGGCGCGATCAACCGGGTCGGGATCGAGGATCTCGGCGACGACGACTTCTACGGCACGTCCTATTTCGTCGACCCCGAGGGCACCTTCGTCGACGGCACCGGCGACGCGCACGAGCCCGAGCTGCTGGTCCGCGACCTCGACCTCGACCTGCTGGCCGAGGTGCGCAACCGCTGGGCCTTCTACCGGGACCGCCGCCCGGACGCCTACGGCGACCTCACCGCCCCCTGACCGCCCACCGCAAGGAGGAGCTGACCGATGAGGACGCTCATCACGGGTGGGACGCTGGTCGGACCGCTCGGCGCGACCCCGACCGACGTGCTCGTCGACGGCGAGACGGTGGCCGCCCTGCTCGCCCCGCCGGTCCCGATCGACCCGTCCGCCCGGGGCGCGGCCGGCGCCGCGACGGCGGCAGCGAGCGGCACCGGCCGGCCGGTGGTCGACGCCGATCGGGTCATCGACGCCACCGGCAAGTACGTCATCCCGGGCGGGGTCGACGTGCACACCCACATGGAGCTGCCGTTCGGCGGCACAGCGGCCTCCGACACGTTCGCCACCGGCTCGGCCGCCGCGGCCTGGGGCGGCACGACCACGATCGTCGACTTCGCCGTGCAGCGCACCGGCGAGGTCGTCGAGGAGGGCCTGACCGCCTGGCACGCCAAGGCCGCCGGGCAGTGCGCGATCGACTACGGCTTCCACATGATCATGGGTGGGGTCGACGAGGCCGCGCTCAAGGCGATGGACTCCCTCGTCGCCCACGAGGGCGTCACCAGCTTCAAGCTGTTCATGGCCTACCCGGGCGTGTTCTTCAGCGACGACGGCCAGATCCTGCGGGCGATGCAGCGCGCCGCCGAGTCCGGCGCCACGATCATGATGCACGCGGAGAACGGCCTGGCCATCGACGTCCTCGTCGCCCAGGCGCTGGCCCGCGGCGACACCGATCCGATCCACCACGGCCTGACCAGACCGCCGGCGCTGGAGGGCGAGGCCACCCACCGGGCGTCCGTGCTCGCCCAGGTCGCCGGCAACCCCCCGCTGTACTTCGTGCACCTGTCCGCCTCCGAGGCCCTCGGAGTGATCAGCGCCGCCCGCACCGCCGGGCGCAACGTGTTCGCCGAGACCTGCCCGCAGTACCTGTACCTCAGCCTGGAGGAGCATCTCGGCGCCCCCGGCTTCGAGGGCGCCAGGTACGTCGCCTCCCCGCCGCTGCGGACGAACACCGCCCCGCACGCCGACGACCTGTGGCGCGGCCTGCGCACCGACGACCTCGCCGTCGTCTCCACCGACCACTGCCCGTTCTGCCTCAAGGAGCAGAAGGAGCTCGGCCGCGGCGACTTCTCGAAGATCCCCAACGGGATCGGGACCGTCGAGCACCGCATCGACCTGATCTACCAGGGAGTCGTCACCGGGAAGATCTCGCTGCAGCGGTGGGTCGAGACCTGCGCGACCACCCCGGCGCGGATGTTCGGCCTCTACCCGCGCAAGGGTGTCGTCGCCCCCGGCTCGGACGCGGACATCGTCGTCTACGACCCGAACGCGACGACGACGATCAGCGCCGCCACCCACCACATGAACCTCGACCACTCGGCCTGGGAGGGCTTCGAGATCGCCGGGAAGGTCGACACGGTGCTCTCCCGCGGATCCGTCGTGGTCTCCGACGGCCAGTTCCACGGCCGCGCCGGCCACGGCCGCTACGTTCCCCGCGGCCTGTCCCAGTACCTGCGGTGACCTGCTCTGACCTGCACTGCTCTGACCTGCCCTGACCTGCACTGACCTGCGTTGACACGGAAGAGGGAGGTGCGGCGATGCGGACGATCGGCCATCTCATCGGTGGGGCCGAGGTGGCGGACGCCGCCGGTCGCTACGCGCCGGTGTGGAATCCGGCGACCGGCGAGCAACAGGCCCGCGTCGCGCTCGCCTCGGCGCAGGAGGTGCGCGCCGCGGTCGCCGCCGCCCGCACGGCGGCCCCGGGCTGGCGGGCGACGCCGCTCGGCCGCCGCGCCGAGGTGATGTTCCGCTTCCGCGACCTGCTCGACGCCGGCCGCAAGGAGGTCGCCCGGCTGCTGACCGCCGAGCACGGCAAGACCCTCGACGACGCGCTCGGCGAGATCGCCCGCGGCCTGGAGAACGTCGAGTTCGCCTGCGGCGCCCCGCACCTGCTGCGCGGCGGCTACTCGGAGCAGGTCTCCGCCGGCGTCGACGTCCACGAGGTGCGTCAACCGCTCGGCGTCGTCGCCGGCATCACCCCGTTCAACTTCCCGGCGATGGTGCCGCTGTGGATGCTCGCGAACGCGCTGGTCTGCGGCAACGCGTTCGTGCTCAAGCCCAGTGAGCGCGACCCGTCCCCGGCGCTGTTCCTCGCCGAGCTGCTCGGGCGTGCCGGGCTGCCGGCGGGCGTGCTCAACGTGGTGCAGGGCGACAAGGTCGCCGTCGACGCGCTGCTCGACCATCCCGACGTCGCCGCGGTGAGCTTCGTCGGCTCCACCCCGATCGCCCGCTACGTCTACGAACGCGCCACCGCCGCCGGCAAGCGGGTGCAGGCCCTCGGCGGGGCGAAGAACCACCTGGTCGTCCTGCCCGACGCCGAGATCGCCGCGGCCGCGGACGCCGCGGTGTCGGCCGCCTACGGCTCGGCCGGTGAACGCTGCATGGCGGTGTCGGTGGTCGTGGCGGTCGGGGAGGTCGCCGACCCGCTGGTCGAGGCGATCGCCGCGCGGGTCCGCGGCATCCGGGTGGGACCCGGCTACGACGAGGCCAGCGAGATGGGACCGCTGATCACCGCGGCGCACCGGGACCGGGTCGCCGGCTACCTCGACGTCGCCACCGCCCAGGGGGCGAGCGTCGTCGTCGACGGCCGTACCGACCCCGCGACCAGCGGCCCCGGCTTCTTCCTCGGCGCGAGCCTCGTCGACCACGTGCGGCCGACCAGCGCCGTCTACACCGACGAGATCTTCGGCCCGGTGCTCGCCGTCGTCCGGGTCGCCGGCTACGACGAGGCGCTGCGGTTGATCGAGGACAACCCCTACGGCAACGGCGCGGCGATCTTCACTCGCGACGGCGGGGCCGCCCGGCGGTTCACCGCCGACGTCGAGGCCGGGATGGTCGGCGTCAACGTGCCGATCCCGGTGCCGGTCGCCTACTACAGCTTCGGTGGCTGGAAGGGTTCGCTGTTCGGCGACCTGCACATGTACGGCCCGGACGGGATCCGCTTCTACACCCGGACCAAGGTCGTCACCTCCCGCTGGCCCGACCCGGCGACGAGCGCGGTCGACCTCGGCTTCCCCCGGACGAGGTGACCCGGTGGACGTCGGAGTGGTGCTGCAGACGAACCCGCCCGCCTCCCGGGTGGTCGACCTCGCCCGGCAGGCGGAGAACCTGGGCTTCAGCCACATCTGGACCTTCGACTCCCACCTGCTGTGGGAGGAGCCGTTCGTCATCTACAGCCAGATCCTCGCCGCGACCCGCAAGGTGCTCGTCGGGCCGATGGTGACGAACCCGGCGACGCGGGACTGGACGGTCACGGCGTCGCTGTTCGCCACCCTCAACGAGATGTTCGGCAACCGGACGATCTGCGGGATCGGCCGGGGCGACTCGGCCGTGCGGGTCCTCAACGGCAAACCCGTGTCGCTGGCGACGCTGCGCGAGTGCGTCGGCGTCGTGCGGGAGCTCGCGAACGGGCGTAGCGCGCAGGTCGGCGGCAGCACCGTGCGTTTCCCGTGGGGCGCGGCGAGCCGGCTCGACATCTGGATCGCCGCCTACGGGCCGAAGGCGCTGGCGCTGACCGGGGAGATCGGCGACGGGTTCATCCTCCAGCTCGCCGACCCCGACATCGCCGCCTGGACCATCCGGGCGGTGCGCCGGGCCGCCGAACAGGCCGGGCGAGACCCGGCGGCGGTGAGGTTCTGCGTCGCCGCCCCCGCCTACGTCGGCGCCGCGGACCCGCTGTCGCTGGCCCACCAGCGCGACCAGTGCCGCTGGTTCGGCGGGATGGTCGGCAACCACGTCGCCGACCTCGTCGCCCGCTACGGCGCGAACGGCTCCGTGCCGACCGCGCTGACCAGCTACATCGCCGGGCGCACGGGCTACGACTACAACGAGCACGGCCGGGCCGGCAACGCCCACACCACGTTCGTCCCCGACGAGATCGTCGACCGGTTCTGCCTGCTCGGCCCGCCCGAGGCCCACATCGAGCGGCTGGCGCAGCTCGCCGAGCTCGGTGTCGACCAGTTCGCCGTCTACCTGCAGCACGACGCCAAGGTCGCGACCCTGGAGGCCTACGGCGAGACGGTGATCCCCGCCGTCGCCGGGACGGTCCGCGCGACCAGCGCCGGCACCCAGCCTCCCGCCCCGATCGCCCCGGCGACCTCGGCGCCGTCGGCGACGCCGCCCGCGGTGCCGCCCGCCGTAGTGTCGACAGACGACCCGACTGAGGCGGCGGGCGGATGACCGACGCCGCCCTGTCGACGGCCGCGGCGGCGACCGCGGCCGGTCCCGCCACCGGGTCCCCGCCCGCCGGCGACCTCGCGGGCCCCGACCCGTTCGGCCTGCCGCCGCGACGGCAGGCCTCGGCCGCGGCCGCGGTGCGGGACCGACTGCGCCGGGGTGTCCTCGCGCTCGTCGCGATCGTGCTGCTGTGCGCCGTGTGGGAGGGCTACAAGGCGATCGGGTCGCCGCAGGGCACCCGGCTGTTCGGCGCTCCGGTGCTGCCGCGGACCACGGACACGGCCATGCCGCACGTCTGGTCGGTGCTGGCCGAGCTGGGCCGGCCCGAGCTCAGCCTGCGCGACGACCGCACCGTCGGGGAGTCGGTGCTGCGCGGCATGTGGTTCTCGTTGCGGGTGGCGCTCGCCGGCTTCGGGGTCGGGGTCGCCGTCGGCGTGCTGCTCGCCGTCGCGATGGCCCGCCTGCGGGTGCTGGAACGCGGGCTGCTGCCGTACGTGATCGCCAGCCAGACCGTCCCGCTGGTCGCGCTCGCCCCGCTGGTGGCCGGCTGGGGCGGCCGGCTGCACCTGGGCGGCCTGGAATGGCAGCGCTGGATGTCGGTGGCGCTGATCGCCGCCTACCTGGCGTTCTTCCCCGTCGCCGTCGGGATGCTGCGCGGGTTGCAGGCGCCGGCGGCGGAGTCGGTGGAGCTGATGCGCAGCTACGCGGCGTCGTGGTGGCAGACGCTGATCCGGCTGCGGCTGCCGGCCTCGGTGCCGTACCTGATGCCGGCGCTGCGGCTCGCGGCCGCCTCGGCGGTGATCGGCACGGTCGTCGCCGAGATCTCCACCGGCACCCGCGGCGGCGTCGGGCGACTGATCATCGACTACTCCATGTCGGCGAGCAGCGACGCGACCCGGCTGTACGACGCGGTGCTCGGCGCCGCGGTCACCGGGCTGGTCATGGCCGCCGCGGTGGCGTTGCTGGAAGCGGCGGTCGGCCGCCGGTGGGGTCGTCATGCCTGACGGCCCGCGCGGGCGGCGCACGGAAGCGAGGACGAGCGGCATGACGGCGCAGCCCATCCCGGCGGCGGGCACGGCCGAGGCGGCGGGCACGGCCGAGGCGGCGGACGCGGCGCCGGCCACCCCGGCCACCCCGGCCACCCCGGCCACCCCGGCCACCCCGGCCACCCCGGCCACCCCGGCCACCCCGGCCACCCCGGCCACCCCGGCCACCCCGGCCGCAACAGCCACCCCGGACGCGGCGGTGGTGGTGCGCGGGGTGACGAAGGCGTTCGACGTCGCCGGGGCGGCGCCCACCGTGGCGCTGACGGACATCGACCTGACGGTCACCCGCGGCGAGTTCGTCTCGCTGATCGGACCGTCCGGCTGCGGGAAGTCGACGCTGCTGCGGCTGGTCGCCGACCTGATCCCGCCGACCCGCGGGGAGATCCTCGTCGGCGGCCGGCCGGCGCGTCAGGCCCGCCTCGACCAGGACTACGGCATCGCCTTCCAACAGGCCGGCCTGTTCGGCTGGCGCACCGTGCTCGGCAACGTCGAACTGCCGCTGCAGGTCCACGGGATGCGCAAGGCCGAGCGCCGCGCCCGCGCCCGGGAGCTGCTCGACCTGGTCGGGCTCGCGGACTTCGCCGGCCACTGGCCCGACCAGCTCTCCGGCGGCATGCAGCAACGGGTGGCCATCGCCCGCGCGCTGGCCGAGCGGCCCCGGCTGCTGCTGCTCGACGAGCCGTTCGGCGCCCTCGACGAGATGACCCGCGAGCGCATGCAGGCCGAACTCGCCCGCATCCGGCGGGAGACCGGGACCACCGTCATCCTCGTCACCCACTCGATCCCCGAGGCGGTGTTCCTCTCCGACCGGGTGGCGGTGATGTCGGCGCGGCCGGGGCGGATCACGGCCATGGTTGCGGTGGAGCTGGCGGCGCGGACCGGCGCGGGCCGCGGCGTCGACAGCACCGACCTGCGGGAGCAGCCCGAGTTCTTCGCCGCGGTCACCGCCGTGCGCGAGGCGCTGCGCGCCGGCGACTCCAGCGGGGTCGGGGTCTCGTGAGCGGGGTTCGGCTGCCCGCCCGGGTGCTGGCCCGCGGCCGGGTGTTCCTGCCACCGCTCGTCGTCGCGGTCGTCGTCCTCGGCGCCTGGCAGGCGTTCGTCGACCTGGGCGACGTGCAGCCCTACCTGCTGCCGAGCCCGTCGGCGATCGCCCACCAGTTCCGCGAGCACACCGGTCCGATCCGGTCGGCGGCGTGGGTCAGCGGGGTCAACGCGGCGGTGGGGTTGGCCCTTGGCGCGATCGCGGGGCTGGTCGCGGCGGTCGTGGCGGCGCGCTCCCGGTTGATCGACGGAATGCTCGCCCCGGTCGCCGCCGCGATGAACGCCATTCCGATCATCGTGCTGGCCCCGCTGTTCAACGCGATGTTCTCGACGACGTCGTCGGTGCCGCGGCGTGCGGTGGTCGCGGTCGTCGTGTTCTTCCCGGTGTTCGTCAACACCGCCCGCGGGCTGCGTGAGGTCGCCCCGGTGCACCGCGAGCTCATGCGCAGCCTCGCGGTCGGGCCCTGGCGGTTCGCCCGGACCGTGTCGCTGCCCGGGGCGCTGCCGTTCTTCTTCACCGGGCTGCGGCTGGCCTCGTCGCTCGCGGTCATCGCCGCGGTCGTCGCCGAGTACTTCGGCGGCCGGCAGAACGGCCTCGGATCGCGGATCACCTCGGCGGCGGCGAACAGCGCCTACCCCCGGGCCTGGGCGTTCGTCGTCGCGGCCTGCCTGCTCGGCCTGCTGTTCTACCTGGTCGTCCTGGCGGTGGAGCGGGCGGCGACGCCCTGGCGCCGGCATGGCGGCCGATAACTCCACCTACCACGAACCGGGAATCCGGCGTACCTACCCGACCCGGCATTCACGCACGAGGGCCGGCACTCATCGACGAGGGCCTGCATTTGTTCACGGGCGCCTGCACTTATTCACGAGGGACAGTGGGAGCGACATGAGAAGGAAAAGGATGCTGGGCGGGCTCGCGGCCGGGTTGGCCGCGGTGCTGGCCCTGGCCGCCTGCGGCTCGGACGGGGGCAGCAGCGGCTCGGCCGCGTCGACGACCGGCACCGGGGCGAAGCTCACCCCGGTGAAGCTGCAGTTGCAGTGGTTCACCCAGGCGCAGTTCGCCGGCTACATCGCGGCGAAGGAGAAGGGCTTCTACCGCGACGCCGGTCTTGACGTCAGCCTGCTGGAGGGCGGCACGGACATCGTGCCGCAGACGGTGCTGGCGCAGGGGCAGGCCGACTTCGCCGTCGCCTGGGTGCCGAAGGCGCTGGCCTCCCGTGAGCAGGGCGCGCAGATCACCGACATCGCGCAGATCTTTCAGCGCTCCGGCACCCGGCAGGTCAGCTTCGCCGACGCCGGCATCGGCGGGCCGGCCGACCTCAAGGGCAAGAAGGTCGGCAACTGGGGCTTCGGCAACGAGTACGAGCTGTTCGCCGGCATGACGAAGGCCGGGCTCGACCCCGGCGGGGACGTCACCCTCGTCCAGCAGCAGTTCGACATGAACGCGCTGCTCTCCGGCGACATCGACGCCGCCCAGGCGATGAGCTACAACGAGTACGCCCAGGTGCTGGAGGCGAAGAACCCGAAGACCGGCGAGCTGTACAAGCCGTCGGACTTCACCGTCGTCGACTGGAACGACGTCGGCACCGCCATGCTCCAGGACGCGGTGTGGGCGTCCACCGACAAGCTCCAGAAGGACCCGGCGTACCAGCAGACCGCGACGAAGTTCCTGACCGGTTCGCTGCGCGGCTGGATCTACTGCCGCGACCACGCCCAGGAATGCCGCGACCTGGTCGTCGCCGCCGGCTCCAAGCTCGGCGCCAGCCACCAGCTCTGGCAGACCAACGAGGTCAACAAGCTGGTCTGGCCGTCACCGGGCGGCATCGGGATGGTCGACAAGGCGGCCTGGGACCGGACCGTCCAGATCGCCAGGGCGACGAAGAACGCCGACGGCCAGACCGTCCTCACCAAGGCCCCCGAGGGCCTCGCCTACACCAACCAGTACGTCCAGCAGGCGCTGGCGTCGCTCAGGGCGGACGGCGTCGACGTCACCGGGTCGAGTTTCAAGCCGCTGACCGTCACCCTGAACCCGGGCGGCGGCTGACCCGTCCCACCGCCGCGCGCCCGCCGGCCCGAACCCGGGTCGGCGGGCGCGCGGCGCGTCCGCCCGGACCGGGCGGTCCCACCCGCGGGACGCCGACGACGAGGAGAGGACCCGATCCCTTGACGACCACCCCGGCCACCCCCGCCACCCCCGCCACCCCCGCCAGCCCCGACGTCGCCGGCCGCAGCGAGGCGTACGCCGACGATCGTCGGCACGTGTTCCACTCCTGGTCGGCCCAGGCCAGCCTCGACCCGGTGGTCGTCGCCGGCGCCGAGGGAAGCTGGTTCTGGGACGAGTCCGGCCGCCGCTACCTGGACTTCTCCTCGCAGCTGGTCAACGCCAACATCGGCCACCAGCACCCGGCGGTGGTCGAGGCGATCGCCGCGCAGGCCCGTTCGCTGACGACCGTCGCGCCGTTCCACGCCCACGAGGTGCGTTCCCGCGCCGCGCGCCTCATCGCCGAACGCGCGCCGGGCGACCTCGACCGCGTCTTCTTCACCAATGGCGGGGCCGAGGCCACCGAGAACGCGGTGCGCATCGCCCGGCTCGCCACCGGCCGCCACAAGATCCTCGCCGCCTACCGCTCGTACCACGGCGCGACCGGCGGCTCGATCACCCTGACCGGGGAGCCGCGACGCTGGCCCAGCGAACCGGGGATCCCCGGCGTGGTGCACTTCTTCGGGCCCTACCCGTACCGCTCGCCGTTCCACGCCGTCGACGCCGCCGAGGAGTCCGACCGCGCGCTCGCCCACCTCGCGGAGGTGATCGCGCTGGAGGGCCCCGCGACGATCGCGGCGATCATCGTCGAGCCGGTCGTCGGCACGAACGGGATCCTGGTGCCGCCGCCGGGGTACCTCGCCGGGGTGCGTGAGCTGTGCGACACCCACGGCATCGTGTTCATCGCCGACGAGGTGATGTCCGGCTTCGGCCGGTGCGGCGAGTGGTTCGCCGTCGACCACTGGGGGGTCGTCCCGGATCTGATCTGCTTCGCCAAGGGCGTGAACTCCGGCTACGTCCCGCTTGGCGGGGTGATCCTCGCCCCGCATCTCGCCGACGCCTTCGCCGAGCGCCCCTACCCGGGCGGGCTGACCTACTCGGGGCACCTGCTGGGCTGCGCCGCGGCGGTCGCCTCGATCGAGGCGTTCGAGGCGGAGGGGATCCTCGACCACGTGCGGATGCTCGGCACCGAGGTCATCGGGCCGGGGCTGGCGAAGCTGGCGGCGAACCATCCGTCGGTCGGCGAGGTCCGCGGGCTCGGGGTGTTCTGGGCGCTGGAGCTGGTCCGCGACGGCGCCACCCGCGAGCCGCTCGTGCCGTTCAACGCCGCGGGCCCGGCCGCGGCCCCGATGGGTGCGGTCGCCGCGGCCTGCCGCGAGCGCGGCCTGTGGCCGTTCACCCACTTCAACCGGGTGCACGTGGTCCCGCCGTGCACCATCTCCGTGGCGGACGCGCGGACCGGTCTGGCCATCCTCGACGAGGCGCTGACAATCGCCGACGGCTTCACCACGGCCTGACCCCGCACATGCCGGAGCCCCGGCGGGGACCTACCCGCCGGGGCTCCGGGTGGTGCAGGTGGTGCGAGTGGTGCGAGTCGGAAAGTCCGCTCAGTGGGTGGGTTCCCCCGTCCGGGGACTGTCCTGCTCCCGCGCCGGCTGGCCGGGGACCTGTCGGACGTGACCGCCGGTGCCGACCGGCTGGCCGGCGGAGGTCAGCGCGTCCGCGGGCAGCGGGGTGTGCGCCAACTCCTCGATGTCATCGGCGGACTCGACGGAGATCCGCGGCAGGATCCGGTCGAGCCAGGCCGGCACCCACCAGTTCGCCTTGCCGAAGATGTGCATGAGCGAGGGCACGAGGATGGTTCGGATGATGAACGCGTCGATCACGATCGCGCTCGCGAGCCCGAGCCCCATCAACTTGATGACGCGTTCGTCGCCGAGGATGAACGAGGCGAACACCAGGGTCATGATGGCGCCGGCGGCGGAGATGACCCGGCCGGTCTCGGCCTGCCCGAGCGAGACGGCGAGCCGGTTGTCCCGGCGCGCGGTCCACTCCTCGTGCATCCGGCTGACCAGGAACACCTCGTAGTCCATGGACAGGCCGAACAGGATCGCGAACAGGATGACCGGGATGAACGCCTCGACCGGGCCGCCGCTGATGCTGAACACCGACGATCCCCAGCCCCACTGGAACACCGCGACGACGACGCCGAAGGCCGCGCCGACGGCGAGCAGGTTCATCACGGACGCCGTCAAGGGGACCAGCAGGCTGCGGAAGACCGCGACCAGCAGCAGGAAGGCGAGCACGACCACGATGCCGATGAACAGCGGCAGCTTGCTCGACAGCGTGCTGGAGAAGTCCTCGAAGATCGCCGTGATACCGCCGACGTAGATCCCGGTGCCGGACCGGTTGGCCTGCGGGACGACGTCGTCGCGCAGCTTCTTCAGCAGCTTCGAGGTGTCCTCGGCCTGCGGGCTCGTCGTCGGGTACAGGGAGACGATCGCCGCCTGGCCGTTCGGGCTCGGCCGTGGCTCCGACACCGACGCGACGCCCGGGGTGGCGCGGGCCGCCTTCACCACGGCGTTGAGGTTGGCGGTGTCCTGCGGGGACTTGATCTCCGCGACGATCGTGAACGGGCCGTTGAAGCCGGGGCCGAACCCGTCGGCGAGCAGGTCGTACCCGCGCTTGGTGGTCTTCGAGGTGTCGCCGTTGCCGAGGTCGGAGGAGCCGAGCCGCAGCGAGAAGAACGGGATCGCGATGACGAGGATCACCACGGCGCTGATGACGGCGAACAACTGGGGCCGGCGCTCGATGCCCTTGGCCCAGCGCCACCAGAAGCCCCCGGTGTTCTCGTACTCCGGGCCGCTGTCGGCGAGCTTGCGTCGGTCGCGCTTGTTCAGCACCCGCATGCCGTAGAAGCCCAGCAGGGCGGGCAGCAGCGTGACGGCCGCCGCCATGGTCATCGCGACGGCCACCGCCGCCGAGATCGCCACGCCGTACAGGAAGCTCACCCCGAGGGCGAACATGCCGAGCAGCGCGATGCAGACCGTGATGCCGGCGAACAGCACGGCGCGGCCCGAGGTGTTCACCGCGGTGACCGCGGCCTCCTCGGGCGACTTGCCGGCCCGCAGGCCGATGCGGTGCCGGTTGACGATGAACAGCGCGTAGTCGATCCCCACGCCGAGGCCGATCAGGGTCGCCAGGATCGGGCTGAACTCGGCGATGGTGAGCACGTGCGAGAGCAGGATGATCAGCAGGCTGCCGACCCCGAGCGCGACGATGGCGGTGATCAGCGGCAGCGTCATGGCCAGCAGCGAGCCGAAGGCGATGAACAGGATGATCGCCGCGGCGACGATGCCGATGAGCTCGCTGTAGCTCTGCTG from Frankia alni ACN14a harbors:
- a CDS encoding ABC transporter substrate-binding protein, whose product is MLGGLAAGLAAVLALAACGSDGGSSGSAASTTGTGAKLTPVKLQLQWFTQAQFAGYIAAKEKGFYRDAGLDVSLLEGGTDIVPQTVLAQGQADFAVAWVPKALASREQGAQITDIAQIFQRSGTRQVSFADAGIGGPADLKGKKVGNWGFGNEYELFAGMTKAGLDPGGDVTLVQQQFDMNALLSGDIDAAQAMSYNEYAQVLEAKNPKTGELYKPSDFTVVDWNDVGTAMLQDAVWASTDKLQKDPAYQQTATKFLTGSLRGWIYCRDHAQECRDLVVAAGSKLGASHQLWQTNEVNKLVWPSPGGIGMVDKAAWDRTVQIARATKNADGQTVLTKAPEGLAYTNQYVQQALASLRADGVDVTGSSFKPLTVTLNPGGG
- a CDS encoding aspartate aminotransferase family protein, encoding MTTTPATPATPATPASPDVAGRSEAYADDRRHVFHSWSAQASLDPVVVAGAEGSWFWDESGRRYLDFSSQLVNANIGHQHPAVVEAIAAQARSLTTVAPFHAHEVRSRAARLIAERAPGDLDRVFFTNGGAEATENAVRIARLATGRHKILAAYRSYHGATGGSITLTGEPRRWPSEPGIPGVVHFFGPYPYRSPFHAVDAAEESDRALAHLAEVIALEGPATIAAIIVEPVVGTNGILVPPPGYLAGVRELCDTHGIVFIADEVMSGFGRCGEWFAVDHWGVVPDLICFAKGVNSGYVPLGGVILAPHLADAFAERPYPGGLTYSGHLLGCAAAVASIEAFEAEGILDHVRMLGTEVIGPGLAKLAANHPSVGEVRGLGVFWALELVRDGATREPLVPFNAAGPAAAPMGAVAAACRERGLWPFTHFNRVHVVPPCTISVADARTGLAILDEALTIADGFTTA
- a CDS encoding ABC transporter permease translates to MSGVRLPARVLARGRVFLPPLVVAVVVLGAWQAFVDLGDVQPYLLPSPSAIAHQFREHTGPIRSAAWVSGVNAAVGLALGAIAGLVAAVVAARSRLIDGMLAPVAAAMNAIPIIVLAPLFNAMFSTTSSVPRRAVVAVVVFFPVFVNTARGLREVAPVHRELMRSLAVGPWRFARTVSLPGALPFFFTGLRLASSLAVIAAVVAEYFGGRQNGLGSRITSAAANSAYPRAWAFVVAACLLGLLFYLVVLAVERAATPWRRHGGR
- a CDS encoding MMPL family transporter codes for the protein MASLARWCFRHRWLVLLLWIVAIIGLGGISQAAGSDYKDAFSLPGTDSQKAIDLLQRDFPAASGDSATIVLHSKNGAPITDPALKAPVAEMLDKLAKVPHVSDVGSPYGPRGASQVSKDGLTAFATIDFDEQGIDLPKDDIQQLVDTARGYGSSTLQVEATGQVVSITEQQQQSYSELIGIVAAAIILFIAFGSLLAMTLPLITAIVALGVGSLLIILLSHVLTIAEFSPILATLIGLGVGIDYALFIVNRHRIGLRAGKSPEEAAVTAVNTSGRAVLFAGITVCIALLGMFALGVSFLYGVAISAAVAVAMTMAAAVTLLPALLGFYGMRVLNKRDRRKLADSGPEYENTGGFWWRWAKGIERRPQLFAVISAVVILVIAIPFFSLRLGSSDLGNGDTSKTTKRGYDLLADGFGPGFNGPFTIVAEIKSPQDTANLNAVVKAARATPGVASVSEPRPSPNGQAAIVSLYPTTSPQAEDTSKLLKKLRDDVVPQANRSGTGIYVGGITAIFEDFSSTLSSKLPLFIGIVVVLAFLLLVAVFRSLLVPLTASVMNLLAVGAAFGVVVAVFQWGWGSSVFSISGGPVEAFIPVILFAILFGLSMDYEVFLVSRMHEEWTARRDNRLAVSLGQAETGRVISAAGAIMTLVFASFILGDERVIKLMGLGLASAIVIDAFIIRTILVPSLMHIFGKANWWVPAWLDRILPRISVESADDIEELAHTPLPADALTSAGQPVGTGGHVRQVPGQPAREQDSPRTGEPTH